From the Lathyrus oleraceus cultivar Zhongwan6 chromosome 4, CAAS_Psat_ZW6_1.0, whole genome shotgun sequence genome, one window contains:
- the LOC127138657 gene encoding protein phosphatase 2C 50 yields the protein MEEIAVPFKLGNLIQKDAAVTTHMEITGLKLMANTAAALMLNPAAGNENRADVSLQRKMMVSAEVKENQVGVVSEMVIECESNWVLSESGKQTNKEDGIMLAVDFQCLHDSGSQSGADLPIIVTVGDDIHGKFSSINEVLPGVKPEQNTVSIAMDVESENRYASEESDPKLSAIILDQSPVENKMSRASNQNGLESSNDPLWGFSSICGNRPEMEDAIAVKPQLFQVPSRMLMDDEHVNENSKYSSAHFFSVYDGHGGFQVANYCRERLHSVLIEVIEAQQSSLAETNGRNDWQEDWKKVLINCFQKVDDEVGGIGAGSSGSNSGGSESNIEPIAPETAGSTAVVAILSQTHIIVANCGDSRAVLYRGKEAMALSADHKPNREDERARIEAAGGRVIHWKGYRVLGVLAMSRSIGDRYLKPWIIPEPEVNIMQREKNDECLIIASDGLWDVITNEEACEVARKRILLWHKKYGDNGTTVYDKGEGGVDLASQSAAEYLSKLALHRGSGDNISVIVIDLKAVRKLKRKT from the exons ATGGAGGAAATTGCAGTACCGTTTAAGCTTGGAAATTTGATTCAGAAAGATGCTGCGGTTACGACTCACATGGAGATAACCGGGTTAAAGCTTATGGCGAATACTGCGGCAGCTTTGATGTTAAATCCTGCAGCTGGAAATGAAAACCGTGCCGATGTTAGTCTTCAACGGAAAATGATGGTATCTGCAGAGGTAAAGGAGAATCAAGTTGGAGTTGTTTCGGAAATGGTGATTGAGTGTGAGAGTAATTGGGTTTTGAGTGAAAGCGGTAAGCAGACAAATAAGGAAGATGGAATTATGTTAGCTGTGGATTTTCAGTGTTTGCATGATTCGGGCTCTCAATCTGGGGCCGATTTGCCAATAATTGTGACGGTTGGTGATGATATTCATGGTAAGTTTAGTAGTATAAACGAGGTGCTTCCGGGAGTAAAGCCAGAGCAGAATACGGTTTCTATTGCAATGGATGTTGAGAGTGAAAATCGATATGCATCAGAAGAGTCTGATCCAAAGCTATCTGCTATAATTCTTGATCAGTCGCCTGTGGAGAACAAAATGTCGAGAGCAAGCAACCAGAATGGGTTAGAATCGAGTAATGATCCTCTTTGGGGTTTCTCGTCAATCTGTGGGAATAGACCGGAGATGGAAGATGCTATTGCTGTTAAACCTCAACTTTTTCAAGTCCCTTCGCGGATGCTTATGGATGATGAACACGTAAATGAAAACTCAAAATACTCGTCAGCCCATTTTTTCAGTGTCTATGATGGACACGGGGGCTTTCAG GTTGCTAATTACTGTCGGGAACGTCTTCATTCAGTGTTGATTGAGGTGATTGAAGCTCAACAATCGAGTTTGGCAGAAACAAATGGGAGAAATGATTGGCAGGAAGATTGGAAGAAAGTATTGATCAACTGTTTTCAGAAAGTAGATGACGAGGTAGGAGGAATTGGTGCAGGTAGTAGCGGAAGTAACAGCGGTGGATCTGAGTCCAACATTGAACCTATTGCTCCTGAGACTGCTGGTTCCACTGCAGTGGTTGCCATTTTAAGTCAAACCCACATAATAGTTGCAAACTGCGGGGATTCAAGAGCTGTCTTGTATCGCGGGAAAGAAGCTATGGCTTTGTCTGCTGACCACAAA CCGAATCGAGAGGATGAAAGAGCAAGAATAGAAGCTGCAGGAGGAAGAGTCATACATTGGAAAGGATACCGAGTTCTTGGTGTCTTGGCGATGTCAAGGTCCATAG GTGATAGATACTTGAAACCATGGATAATTCCAGAGCCAGAAGTTAATATTATGCAGAGAGAAAAAAACGATGAATGTCTAATTATAGCAAGCGATGGTTTATGGGATGTAATAACAAATGAAGAAGCATGTGAAGTTGCAAGGAAGCGAATCCTTCTTTGGCACAAGAAATATGGCGACAACGGAACAACAGTATATGACAAAGGAGAAGGAGGAGTTGATCTTGCATCTCAATCTGCTGCAGAGTATCTATCTAAACTCGCCCTCCACAGAGGAAGCGGCGATAACATCTCTGTAATTGTGATAGATTTAAAGGCTGTGAGAAAATTGAAGAGAAAGACATaa
- the LOC127138658 gene encoding mitogen-activated protein kinase kinase 2, whose translation MNRGNFGLGLKLSVPATDQVAFAKFLTESGTFKDGDLLVNRDGVRIVSQSEVEAPPPIKATDNQLSLADIDIVKVVGKGNGGVVQLVQHKWTNQFFALKTIQMNIEESVRKQIAKELKINQAAQCPYVVVCYQSFYDNGVISIILEYMDGGSLADLLKKVKTIPEPRLSAICKQVLKGLAYLHHERHIIHRDLKPSNLLINHTGEVKITDFGVSAIMETTSGQANTFIGTYNYMSPERINGGQGGYNYKSDIWSLGLILLECAMGRFPYMPPDQSERWESIFELIETIVDKPPPSAPSEQFSPEFCSFISACLQKDPGNRLSAQELLELPFISMYDDQHVDLSAYFSKAGSPLATL comes from the exons ATGAACAGAGGAAATTTTGGTCTCGGTCTCAAACTATCTGTTCCTGCAACTGATCAAGTTGCTTTTGCCAAGTTTCT GACTGAAAGTGGAACGTTTAAGGATGGAGATCTGCTTGTTAACAGAGATGGAGTTCGAATTGTCTCTCAGTCTGAAGTTGAAGCT CCACCACCAATCAAGGCAACAGACAACCAGTTAAGTTTGGCGGACATCGACATAGTGAAAGTTGTTGGGAAGGGAAATGGAGGGGTGGTGCAATTGGTGCAACACAAATGGACTAATCAGTTTTTTGCATTAAAG ACAATTCAAATGAATATTGAAGAGTCCGTGCGCAAGCAGATAGCTAAAGAGCTGAAAATTAATCAAGCAGCACAATGTCCTTATGTTGTTGTCTGCTACCAATCATTCTATGATAATGGTGTCATATCAATCATCTTAGAGTACATGGATGGAGGTTCCTTGGCTGATCTTCTGAAGAAAGTTAAAACAATTCCAGAGCCTCGTCTTTCTGCCATCTGCAAGCAG GTTCTAAAGGGTTTAGCATATCTTCACCACGAAAGACATATTATCCACAGAGACTTGAAGCCTTCTAATTTGTTGATAAACCATACAGGCGAAGTAAAGATTACTGATTTTGGTGTTAGTGCAATTATGGAAACTACATCTGGTCAAGCAAATACTTTCATTGGCACGTACAACTATATGTCT CCAGAGAGAATCAATGGAGGCCAGGGGGGCTACAACTACAAAAGTGATATATGGAGTTTGGGACTAATATTGCTCGAGTGTGCTATGGGGCGGTTTCCATATATGCCACCAGATCAAAGTGAAAGATGGGAAAGTATATTTGAGCTTATTGAAACTATTGTCGACAAGCCTCCTCCTAGTGCTCCATCTGAACAATTTTCTCCCGAATTTTGCTCATTTATCTCTGCATG TCTACAGAAAGATCCGGGGAATAGACTGTCGGCTCAGGAACTTTTG GAACTTCCTTTTATCAGCATGTATGATGACCAGCATGTAGATCTCTCGGCTTACTTCTCCAAAGCAGGATCTCCACTCGCTACCTTATAA